In one Caldisericota bacterium genomic region, the following are encoded:
- a CDS encoding sigma factor-like helix-turn-helix DNA-binding protein, producing MKQEILTPKEKKIRKKIHIRELMETYPGLLTDKENKILSMFTQKNATGANIARKLNISRQAVHDHVRRALTRMENCENKIGNMEKNRKTSIYISKMRKILETAAKETPKQKKALEEALNILKKIEKNI from the coding sequence ATGAAACAAGAAATATTAACACCAAAAGAGAAAAAAATACGTAAAAAAATACACATAAGAGAGCTTATGGAAACATATCCAGGGCTTCTTACAGATAAGGAAAACAAAATTCTCTCCATGTTTACACAAAAAAACGCAACCGGAGCAAATATAGCAAGAAAGCTAAACATTTCACGACAGGCAGTGCATGATCACGTAAGAAGAGCACTAACGCGTATGGAAAATTGCGAAAATAAAATAGGAAATATGGAAAAAAACAGAAAAACATCGATATACATAAGCAAGATGAGAAAAATACTTGAAACAGCAGCAAAAGAAACGCCCAAGCAGAAAAAAGCATTAGAAGAAGCGTTAAACATACTGAAGAAAATAGAAAAAAACATTTAA
- a CDS encoding YlqD family protein, which translates to MNTLRIKQNILVKVIVTEKFKEDYKKELNKQIEAAENKVKGLKSSLAKLVIESAGKKNASYIESLKARIEEERMLQEGLMGELKGKITEIDKLKIDDLFPYTMLEGSIEIKEGDNLWQKVTGAEIVVKDNIVISIKES; encoded by the coding sequence ATGAATACGCTCCGAATTAAACAAAATATTTTAGTAAAAGTAATTGTAACCGAAAAATTTAAAGAGGATTACAAAAAGGAATTAAATAAACAGATAGAAGCAGCTGAAAACAAAGTAAAAGGTTTAAAATCGTCTCTTGCTAAGCTTGTTATAGAGAGTGCAGGTAAAAAAAATGCAAGCTACATAGAATCCTTAAAAGCACGCATAGAAGAGGAAAGAATGCTTCAAGAAGGATTAATGGGTGAATTAAAAGGGAAAATCACAGAAATAGATAAGCTGAAAATTGATGACCTTTTCCCGTATACAATGCTGGAAGGAAGTATAGAGATAAAAGAAGGCGATAATCTTTGGCAAAAAGTTACAGGTGCGGAAATAGTGGTAAAAGATAACATTGTTATTTCTATAAAAGAAAGTTAA
- a CDS encoding ribonuclease J yields the protein MKKNIKIIPIGGIGEIGKNSTLFEMGGDLLLIDAGFKFPSANMPGVDFIIPDFSYLKKRKKHLKGILFTHGHMDHIGGLKYLLEDVTPPTIAGSQLALGLVKGMIPTSLKKHQHFREVKNGDILQLGAFNVQFIRMTHSIPGTFGIAIKTPFGYIYHTGDYKIDKTPVDGKPMDIKRLKELGKEGVIALFSDSTNADEEGFTGSESLIGKNLVKIFQEAQGRIIAASFSTNIHRIQQFVNVAEKFERKVVFDGKSILESMRIAKELGYIKIPKAVEIDQSEIAAVPKNKLVFITTGTQGEPMSGLSRISNSVHKGFSVVAGDSVVISADPIPGNEREVANTINRLFKLGANVYYRKADGIHFSGHCSHEDVKFMINLLKPKYFVPLHGEYRHLVAAEKIANECGIRKKNVFILENGAGVQIVEGKMKRIPRIKSGAVIIEGKVMIPVKDTEVEFPAISERREMAYKGMVFVVVSMSKDSKIVNPIYVESRGILFPRGSEGEIIKNTKEKIVETVKKSAKISAQHNELKKQIEKTVKRVFRENVRKTPAVFVITIKKK from the coding sequence ATGAAAAAAAACATAAAAATTATACCAATAGGGGGAATAGGAGAAATTGGGAAAAATTCCACTCTTTTTGAGATGGGTGGTGACCTGTTGCTTATTGATGCGGGGTTTAAGTTTCCTTCTGCCAATATGCCGGGCGTAGACTTTATTATCCCCGATTTTTCTTATCTTAAAAAGAGGAAAAAGCATCTGAAAGGAATATTGTTCACACATGGTCATATGGATCATATCGGAGGGCTTAAATATTTATTGGAAGATGTGACTCCTCCAACTATTGCTGGTTCCCAGCTGGCGCTTGGTTTAGTGAAAGGGATGATTCCAACGAGTTTAAAAAAACATCAGCATTTTAGAGAGGTAAAAAATGGGGATATTTTACAATTAGGCGCTTTCAATGTGCAATTTATAAGGATGACACACAGCATACCCGGAACTTTTGGCATTGCAATAAAAACACCATTTGGATATATATATCACACTGGAGATTATAAAATAGATAAGACCCCTGTGGATGGTAAGCCGATGGATATTAAAAGGCTTAAAGAATTGGGGAAAGAAGGGGTAATTGCTCTGTTTTCAGATAGCACAAATGCAGATGAAGAGGGATTTACCGGATCGGAATCGCTTATAGGAAAAAATTTAGTAAAGATTTTCCAGGAGGCACAAGGACGGATTATCGCAGCTTCATTTTCTACGAATATTCACAGAATACAGCAATTCGTAAATGTAGCGGAAAAATTTGAAAGAAAAGTTGTATTTGACGGGAAAAGTATTCTCGAAAGTATGCGAATAGCAAAAGAACTGGGGTATATAAAAATCCCTAAAGCTGTGGAGATAGACCAATCGGAAATTGCTGCTGTTCCAAAAAATAAACTTGTATTTATAACAACAGGTACTCAAGGGGAGCCAATGTCAGGGCTTTCAAGAATTTCTAATTCTGTCCATAAAGGATTTTCTGTAGTGGCAGGGGACTCTGTAGTTATTTCTGCTGATCCAATCCCCGGAAATGAAAGAGAAGTAGCTAACACTATTAATAGATTGTTTAAGCTAGGAGCCAATGTATATTATCGGAAGGCAGATGGAATACATTTCTCGGGACATTGCTCTCATGAAGATGTAAAATTTATGATAAACTTGTTAAAACCAAAGTATTTCGTGCCGCTACATGGAGAATACAGGCATCTTGTGGCAGCGGAAAAGATTGCAAACGAATGTGGAATAAGAAAAAAAAATGTATTTATACTTGAAAATGGTGCAGGTGTGCAAATTGTAGAGGGAAAAATGAAGCGTATTCCACGGATAAAATCCGGCGCTGTTATTATAGAAGGCAAAGTGATGATCCCCGTTAAGGACACTGAAGTAGAGTTTCCTGCTATCTCAGAGCGAAGGGAAATGGCATACAAGGGAATGGTATTTGTTGTTGTATCTATGAGTAAAGACAGCAAAATTGTAAACCCTATTTATGTAGAATCGAGAGGTATATTGTTTCCAAGAGGTAGCGAAGGAGAAATAATAAAGAACACCAAAGAAAAAATAGTTGAAACAGTTAAAAAATCTGCTAAAATAAGTGCGCAACACAACGAATTAAAAAAGCAAATTGAGAAAACGGTAAAAAGAGTTTTCAGGGAAAATGTAAGAAAAACTCCTGCCGTGTTTGTTATCACAATAAAAAAGAAATAA
- the ftsY gene encoding signal recognition particle-docking protein FtsY encodes MKLLKTIKKIFEKNDSNSIENIEGFMLENNFGVEFTENFIEKIKEEKVTGKNIEETLKEDIKIILNNTNSKIQFSNSNPTVFLFVGTNGTGKTTSIAKLAHLYKNQGKKIMLVAGDTFRAAASKQLEIWANKLNIPAVMQKEGSDPGAVVFDGLNSAISKNIDILLIDSAGRVETKKNLLQELQKIERVIEKKIGRKPDETLLVLDAYTGQNGIAQIETFSSMVNISGIILTKIDGSSSGGIIIPIIQKYGIPVKFICTGENMEDIEQFNAEAFIEMLSG; translated from the coding sequence ATGAAACTATTAAAAACGATCAAGAAAATATTTGAGAAAAACGACAGTAATTCCATTGAAAATATTGAAGGATTCATGCTTGAAAACAATTTCGGCGTAGAATTTACTGAAAATTTCATTGAAAAAATCAAAGAAGAGAAGGTTACAGGTAAAAATATAGAAGAAACTTTAAAAGAAGATATAAAAATCATTTTAAATAATACTAATTCAAAAATACAATTCAGTAACAGCAACCCCACCGTATTTCTCTTCGTGGGCACGAACGGGACAGGCAAAACAACAAGCATAGCAAAATTGGCACACCTCTACAAAAATCAGGGCAAGAAAATAATGTTAGTTGCAGGAGATACATTCAGGGCAGCAGCATCCAAGCAATTAGAAATATGGGCAAACAAATTAAACATCCCCGCAGTAATGCAAAAAGAGGGAAGCGATCCGGGGGCAGTGGTGTTCGATGGATTAAATAGCGCTATAAGCAAAAATATAGATATTCTGCTTATAGATAGCGCAGGGAGAGTAGAAACCAAGAAAAACCTGCTGCAAGAACTCCAAAAAATAGAACGCGTCATCGAAAAAAAAATTGGCCGTAAACCAGATGAAACATTGCTTGTGCTTGACGCATATACAGGACAAAATGGCATTGCTCAAATCGAAACATTCTCATCAATGGTGAACATTTCAGGCATAATACTTACAAAAATTGATGGCAGTTCATCCGGGGGAATAATAATACCAATTATCCAAAAATACGGAATACCCGTAAAGTTCATTTGCACAGGCGAAAACATGGAAGATATAGAACAATTTAATGCAGAAGCATTTATTGAAATGCTTTCTGGTTGA
- the rpsP gene encoding 30S ribosomal protein S16 → MAVKIKLSRVGALHRAAYRLIVTDSRSATDSNFIEIVGFWNPIPEKEEIQLKKDRILDWLKKGAQPTDSVKKILERGNVWKEFMESKKGGSK, encoded by the coding sequence TTGGCTGTAAAAATTAAATTATCTAGAGTAGGAGCACTTCATCGGGCAGCCTACAGGCTTATTGTTACTGATTCGCGTAGCGCGACAGATAGCAATTTTATTGAAATTGTCGGGTTCTGGAATCCTATTCCAGAAAAAGAAGAAATCCAGTTAAAGAAAGATCGTATTCTCGACTGGCTTAAAAAAGGTGCACAGCCTACTGATTCAGTAAAAAAAATTCTGGAAAGAGGCAATGTGTGGAAAGAGTTTATGGAATCTAAAAAGGGAGGCAGTAAATAA
- a CDS encoding signal recognition particle receptor subunit alpha: protein MLIFDNLKINLQNIFKKLRSKGKLSNEDIKNSLREIRVILLEADVNYKIVKEIVNKVAEEAKKQNIVESLTPAEQIITILYNEIKNILGDASPLNIKPNKRNLVMLIGLQGSGKTTTAAKLAKFLKEQGKRPLLIPFDFKRPAAMEQLITLAKNNNLEVFEEMTGNPIPVLKKALAYMETNQFDIGLIDSAGRKEIDTETMEELRTVANTFTINEVLLVLDSTIGQGALKIAEGFEQYIPLTGSIFTKYDSSAKGGSILSFRGVTGKPVKFIGVGEKIDDIEIFHPERVVSKIVGRGDLATLAEKAEQTISREEGKDLFEKIQNDTFDLNDYKNQLEAIKKMGGFSSILSSMPVIPGMNLNTLNDEKMLAKTEAIINGMTKEEKVNPEIIDGSRKKRIAKGSGVTNHEINVFLKNYTMFKKFMQGTKNVKSIDQILKLR from the coding sequence TTGCTTATCTTTGACAATTTAAAAATAAATTTACAAAACATTTTCAAAAAATTACGCAGCAAGGGAAAACTCTCAAACGAAGATATAAAAAACAGTTTAAGAGAAATACGGGTTATTCTGCTCGAAGCTGACGTAAACTATAAAATTGTAAAAGAAATTGTAAATAAAGTTGCAGAAGAAGCAAAGAAACAAAATATTGTAGAGAGTCTTACGCCTGCCGAACAAATTATCACAATTCTTTATAATGAAATTAAAAATATTCTTGGTGATGCATCTCCTCTTAATATTAAACCTAATAAAAGAAATCTCGTTATGCTTATAGGCCTCCAGGGAAGCGGAAAAACAACAACAGCAGCAAAATTAGCTAAATTTCTAAAAGAACAGGGAAAACGCCCCCTTCTTATACCTTTTGATTTTAAAAGGCCAGCTGCAATGGAGCAACTTATAACACTTGCAAAAAATAATAACCTTGAAGTATTCGAAGAAATGACAGGCAATCCTATTCCTGTATTAAAAAAAGCATTAGCTTATATGGAAACCAATCAATTTGATATAGGGTTAATAGACAGCGCAGGAAGAAAAGAAATAGATACAGAGACAATGGAAGAGTTAAGGACGGTAGCAAACACATTTACCATAAACGAAGTTCTACTTGTGCTTGACAGTACAATAGGACAAGGCGCACTTAAAATTGCAGAAGGATTTGAGCAATATATCCCACTTACAGGTAGTATCTTTACAAAATACGACAGCAGCGCAAAAGGTGGGAGTATCCTTTCCTTTCGGGGCGTGACAGGAAAACCCGTAAAATTTATAGGAGTAGGCGAAAAAATAGATGACATCGAAATATTTCACCCAGAAAGAGTAGTATCAAAAATCGTAGGGAGGGGAGATCTTGCAACACTCGCCGAGAAAGCAGAACAAACAATATCCAGGGAGGAAGGCAAAGATTTATTCGAAAAAATACAAAATGATACTTTTGACTTAAATGATTACAAAAATCAACTAGAGGCAATCAAAAAAATGGGCGGATTTTCCAGTATTCTTTCATCAATGCCGGTAATCCCTGGGATGAATTTAAACACATTAAACGATGAAAAAATGCTTGCAAAAACAGAAGCAATTATAAACGGAATGACAAAAGAAGAGAAAGTAAACCCGGAAATTATAGATGGCTCAAGAAAAAAAAGGATAGCAAAAGGATCAGGCGTAACAAATCATGAAATAAACGTGTTTCTAAAAAACTACACAATGTTCAAAAAGTTTATGCAAGGCACAAAAAATGTAAAAAGTATTGACCAAATCCTTAAATTAAGGTAA
- a CDS encoding KH domain-containing protein, translating into MKELVETIVKALVDVPEEVVITEIAGDQAVIYEVKVSDKDIGKVIGKQGRTANALRVIVKAAASKIGKNASVQINSKPKEETMTI; encoded by the coding sequence ATGAAAGAATTAGTTGAAACTATCGTAAAAGCATTAGTTGATGTACCAGAAGAAGTCGTCATTACAGAAATTGCAGGAGACCAGGCAGTCATCTATGAAGTCAAAGTATCTGATAAAGATATCGGCAAAGTTATTGGCAAACAGGGCAGAACAGCAAATGCGCTTAGAGTAATTGTGAAAGCAGCTGCGAGCAAAATCGGGAAGAACGCAAGCGTTCAGATTAACTCTAAGCCTAAAGAAGAAACAATGACAATATAG